Below is a genomic region from Erythrobacter aureus.
AGCCAGCGTTTCATCGGAGAAGGTGCCGACGACGTTGAAGGTGTTGCCGGTATCGGTGCTGAATTCGAGATTGTGGGCATCGCCGTTGGTCTGGACGCGGTATGCACGTTCATCGAGCATCTTGAGGCCGTTCGCAGTGAAGGTTTCGGCCTTGTCCGAACCATCGACGACGGTGGCGATGATCTGGTCGGCATCAACCTTGGCGGTAATGCCCTTGTCCTTCAGAATTGCCTGAAGGTTGGCGATGCCGAAGGTGAGGAACTGTTCAGTCGACTGCACGCTTTCGGGAACGGGGCCGATCGACATGGTGATCGGGGCACGCACGATGACGCGGCGGGAAGTCGGGGTCTGGCTCATGAGAGTGTCCTTGTGTGAGCGTTTTCTGGATGTTTTTGGATTTGGGCGGGCTGATGAAGGAAACTTCCGAAGAAGTCCCTAATACATCGGCTCTTCGTCGCCCTGGTTCTGGTTGTCGCCGGCATCTTCCCCGGCATCTTCCGGCTTGCGCCTATGGTCGACGTTGACGCCGTAGTCGCCAGCTTCGCCGCGGGTCGAAACATTCGAGCCGGGCGCGAATACCTGGATGGCTCCGTTGTTGCGGATGACGATCGAGGTTACCCATTTTTCACCGTCGTCGCCGGTCACTTTGCGGGATTCGATTGCGCCCTCGATGGAGACGAAATCGCCCTTCTGCAGGCCGGGAGTGACATCCTTCTGGAGCTGAGCGTTCCAGACATCGATGAGATGGGTCTGGGAGCGTTCGCGCAGATCGCCATCGACGTGGTAGACGTCGGTGGTCTGCAGACGGAATTTGGTGATCGAGCTGTTGTTCTTCAGTTCGATAAGGTTCGGTTGGGACACGACCGTGCCGACAAGGATGGCGCGATTCATAAGATCTCCGTGGAAGTTTTGCATATTGTGAGGGTTTGCGAGCCCTCACGTCAAACGATTATGTTGGTTCGCTGAGGGAAATCTTTCCTTTTCCCCTTAACTCGGGGAACTTTTCCCCGTGTCTCATTATCCTTCCGTGGAACTGCCGTCTAGGTTTTCTGCGTGGTCGAGGATGTTCTGAGCCGAGGACGCTATGTTCCTCGCCGCCATCGTGTTGGGCTGGTCGCTTTGCGATTGCCGGATGGTGGTCATACTTTTTCTCTTCCTGGCGCTTTCAAGCGCATCCCTTCCAATCATTTTGGGCAAAGAAAAAGCCCCGCCGGAATGAACCGGCGGGGCTGATCTTGGCAGAGTTACTTCTGTGCTTAGCGGCCCATTCCGGCGCGCTGCTGCATGAAGTGGTTCTGGGTGTCAGCGTCGATCGCATCCTGCGAGCGGTCGCTGATTTCGCCGAAGACTGCGGCAACGTCCGCGCGAGTGTCCATGCGACTGGAGACATCGAGGAACTTGGCGTCGTTGGCGCGAGCCTGCGCGACAATGTCTGCCTCCTTCGATGCGATGTCCCGGGCATTGCCGGCCTCGACGTTGTCGAGGAATTCAGCGAGGCCCTTGCCAGCCGGGATGAACTCGGCCGGTTCGCGCCAGCTGATGCTGGCCGACATGCGCTGGCCGCTTTCGACAGCCGAATGGTCGATGTCGTTCTCGCGCTTCGGATCGTTCGGAGCGTTCTGCATGCCGGCGGTCGAGCCTTCGAAGGGGATGTAGTTGTTCTTCGTCTGCTCGGTCATGTCCGGGATGAAGTTGGGCTGGAACGCGGTGTTGCGAGTTTCGAGCATCACCGAGACACGGTCGCCACCCTGCAGAAGGCGCTGGTTGGCGCTGTAACCGGCGCCACGGAAGCGCAGGTCGTCCATGCTCGGGTCTTCCGGGTTCGACGGGCCGACGGCAGCGATGGGCTTGCCAGTCTGCAGCGCGGTGCGCAGAGCCAGCATTTCCATGTCGTTGCCGTTGCTCTTCATGACCACGGCGGCGCTAGCCTGGCGGCCCTGGAACTCGACTGCTGCGCGACGATCAGCCTTGTAGCTGACTTCGCCATCCATGCCCGCATCGGCCTTCTGGGTCGGTGCGGTGCGGGTGACGTAGCCACCGCCGGCGTGGCCGACAGCGGTGATCGCTTCACGGATCTTCGAGTCCTTGGCGGTTGCCATGTGGCCGTCACCGACGAGCAGGATGCGCGGACGCTCTGCTTCCGGCATTTCGGCAATGGCCTTGGCCATCGAAGCCGAAGTTTCACCGGAGAGGTGGAGCGACACAGCCCAGTTCTTCTGCTTGGCTTCCGAAGCGACTGCGAGTGCAGCCTCGACGTCTGCGTCGTGTGCCTTGGTCTTCTCGCCCACGATCATGGCGACGGTGGGGACGTTGAGGTCCACATCGCCCATGGTGTAGAGCATTTCGCGGCTACCAGCGTCCTTCAGCGTCTTCGGATACATCGGGTTGGTGACAGCGATCGCGTCCATACCGGCATGGTCTGCAGCGTTCTCGATCTCGTGAGCACGAGCTTCGGCACCCGCCCAGTTGGCCGGACGGGACAGGTCGTGATGCAGCGTCTTGGGCAGGGCAGCCGAGGCTTCGCCTGCTTCTGCAGCCATCATCACGTCCTGCAGGGTGTTGTAGGTTTCACCCATGCGCTCTGCGCGTTCAGCGTTGACGCCCGGAAGGCCGGCGAGGACCAGCTGACCGAATTCGCTCGTGGTCGAGACGTTGAGGTCGAGATCCTTGCG
It encodes:
- a CDS encoding single-stranded DNA-binding protein, with translation MNRAILVGTVVSQPNLIELKNNSSITKFRLQTTDVYHVDGDLRERSQTHLIDVWNAQLQKDVTPGLQKGDFVSIEGAIESRKVTGDDGEKWVTSIVIRNNGAIQVFAPGSNVSTRGEAGDYGVNVDHRRKPEDAGEDAGDNQNQGDEEPMY